A stretch of the uncultured Cohaesibacter sp. genome encodes the following:
- a CDS encoding response regulator transcription factor, which translates to MRILIIEDDIEAASYLIKGLKEAGHACDHAADGDQGYEHAAKGGYDILIIDRMLPKRDGLSIIEQRREEGDETPVLILSALGEVDDRVTGLRAGGDDYLTKPYAFSELLARIEVMARRRSPGEVETMYRLADLELDRLSHTVKRSGQTILLQPREFRLLEYLMKNAGQVVTRTMLLENVWDYHFDPQTNVIDVHISRLRAKIDKGFEPALLQTVRGSGYSLRAPE; encoded by the coding sequence ATGCGCATTCTGATCATTGAAGACGACATCGAAGCCGCGAGCTATCTGATCAAGGGGCTCAAGGAAGCAGGCCATGCCTGCGATCATGCTGCCGACGGTGATCAGGGTTACGAGCATGCTGCCAAGGGTGGCTACGATATCCTGATCATTGACCGTATGTTGCCAAAGCGCGATGGCCTGTCCATCATCGAACAGCGACGCGAGGAAGGCGATGAAACGCCGGTTCTGATCCTTTCGGCCCTTGGCGAAGTCGATGACCGCGTTACCGGCCTCAGGGCTGGCGGGGATGACTATCTCACCAAACCCTATGCATTCTCTGAATTGCTTGCCCGCATCGAAGTGATGGCCCGCCGTCGCAGCCCCGGTGAAGTCGAGACCATGTATCGCCTTGCCGATCTGGAACTGGATCGCCTGTCTCATACGGTGAAACGGTCTGGCCAAACCATCCTGCTACAGCCACGGGAATTTCGCTTGCTGGAATATTTGATGAAGAATGCTGGTCAGGTCGTAACCCGCACCATGCTGCTGGAAAATGTCTGGGATTATCATTTCGACCCACAGACCAACGTCATTGACGTTCATATTTCCCGTCTGCGTGCCAAGATCGACAAGGGCTTCGAGCCTGCCTTGCTGCAAACCGTGCGTGGTTCCGGCTACAGCCTGCGTGCGCCTGAATAG
- a CDS encoding Do family serine endopeptidase — MFKNAPVKTTLLASALSLGVIAGATVPTLITGQPQAHAEAVKVTTPAAPVDFSNVVKAVKPAVVSVQVKTQISRPDGNKFGIPGFPEFRDLPKDHPFNRFFRRFGEDKDNDNPKKAPRPRYGQSQGSGFFISEDGLVVTNHHVIDKGSEFTLVMDDGTELEAELLGSDERSDLALLKVKKPDRKYQYVKFAKDLPPVGSWVLAVGNPFGLGGTVTAGIISAHGRDINARNYESFIQIDAAVNKGNSGGPTFNLQGEVIGVNTAIFSPSGGNVGIAFAIPSEVAKDVVTDLKNGGKVKRGWLGVHIQNVTDDIAESLGLAEAAGAMVTHTDEAAPAFKAGVQVGDVILAVNGAEVKNTRELARAIGRAEPDSDVELTIWREDHEIKLNVHLGLFPDQASNSDQGGSMPQPSVEPTDMKQFGLELQPSPEGDGLAIVDVDPDGVAAEKGLVQGDVIQSVAGKKVTNIEELRKQLSDANKGNRKTILMRVKTKTGVRFVALPLKDM; from the coding sequence ATGTTCAAAAATGCTCCAGTGAAAACGACCTTGTTGGCATCCGCCCTGTCTCTGGGTGTAATTGCCGGAGCGACCGTGCCGACCTTGATTACCGGACAGCCTCAGGCCCATGCGGAAGCCGTGAAAGTGACCACCCCGGCTGCCCCGGTGGACTTTTCCAACGTTGTGAAAGCCGTCAAACCAGCCGTTGTTTCGGTGCAGGTCAAAACACAGATTTCCAGGCCGGATGGCAATAAATTCGGCATTCCCGGTTTCCCGGAATTTCGTGATCTGCCAAAGGATCACCCATTTAACCGTTTCTTCCGTCGTTTCGGGGAAGACAAGGATAACGACAACCCGAAAAAGGCACCGCGCCCTCGCTACGGTCAGTCTCAGGGGTCCGGCTTCTTCATCTCCGAAGATGGTCTGGTCGTCACCAACCATCATGTCATTGACAAAGGCAGCGAATTCACGCTCGTCATGGATGATGGAACCGAGCTTGAAGCAGAATTGCTTGGCTCCGACGAGCGCTCTGATCTTGCCTTGTTGAAAGTGAAAAAGCCTGATCGCAAATATCAATATGTGAAATTCGCCAAAGACCTGCCACCTGTTGGCTCGTGGGTTCTGGCTGTTGGCAATCCGTTTGGTCTTGGTGGCACAGTCACTGCTGGTATTATTTCAGCCCACGGACGCGACATCAACGCGCGCAATTACGAAAGCTTCATCCAGATCGACGCTGCGGTTAACAAGGGCAATTCCGGTGGCCCAACCTTCAACCTGCAGGGCGAAGTGATTGGTGTGAACACCGCCATCTTCTCGCCATCGGGCGGCAATGTTGGGATCGCGTTTGCCATTCCATCCGAGGTTGCCAAGGATGTTGTGACTGACCTGAAAAATGGCGGTAAAGTGAAACGCGGCTGGCTGGGTGTTCACATCCAGAATGTCACCGATGACATCGCCGAAAGCCTTGGTCTTGCCGAAGCTGCAGGCGCCATGGTCACCCATACCGACGAAGCCGCACCAGCTTTCAAGGCAGGTGTCCAGGTTGGTGACGTCATTCTCGCCGTGAATGGTGCTGAGGTGAAAAACACCCGTGAACTGGCCCGAGCCATTGGACGTGCAGAACCTGATTCTGACGTCGAGTTGACCATCTGGCGCGAAGACCACGAAATCAAACTGAACGTGCATCTTGGTCTCTTCCCAGATCAGGCCAGCAATTCTGACCAGGGTGGCAGCATGCCGCAGCCATCTGTGGAACCTACCGACATGAAACAATTCGGCCTTGAATTGCAGCCAAGCCCTGAGGGCGATGGACTGGCAATCGTTGATGTCGATCCGGACGGTGTTGCCGCTGAAAAAGGTCTGGTACAGGGTGATGTGATTCAGTCTGTTGCTGGTAAGAAAGTCACCAACATCGAGGAATTGCGCAAGCAGCTCTCCGACGCCAATAAAGGTAACCGCAAAACCATTCTGATGCGGGTTAAAACCAAAACCGGGGTTCGCTTTGTTGCTCTGCCGCTCAAAGACATGTAA
- a CDS encoding Hsp70 family protein, with protein sequence MAKHAYCGLDFGTSNSTLGLVVDGKPQLVPLEAGEVTLPSSLFFDYEDHSVHFGREAIATYMEGGEGRLMRALKSILGTSTIHETTMIGPERKPFTAVLALFLQRMKRQAEQVVGQELSHVVMGRPVHFIDYDETADREAEDTLRAIAAEVGFKHIEFQFEPVAAARDFQQTTSREELAMIIDIGGGTSDFTVLKVSPQDANRIGKPSDTVLANAGIHVGGTDFDRWLSLSRLMPLLGYQSPMIKEGRLMPVGYYHDLATWQRINFLYDHKTFSDLKVLRREAKKPQLIERLLKVLELREGHRLALGVEEAKVTLSDHTQAEMHLDFIEANLTASMSRDDLVDALSDGTERVKKVISEAITSAGVKADAISVVFLTGGSTKVPYIRDSLTAMVPNARIIDGDAFGSVGIGLALEAHQRFS encoded by the coding sequence ATGGCAAAGCACGCTTATTGTGGTCTGGACTTCGGGACATCAAACTCTACATTGGGTCTGGTTGTCGATGGCAAGCCGCAGCTTGTCCCACTTGAAGCAGGAGAAGTGACCCTGCCTTCGTCGCTTTTCTTCGATTATGAAGACCATAGTGTGCATTTTGGTCGTGAGGCGATTGCCACCTATATGGAAGGCGGCGAGGGGCGCTTGATGCGCGCGCTGAAATCGATTCTCGGCACCTCTACCATCCACGAAACCACGATGATCGGCCCGGAGCGCAAACCCTTCACCGCGGTGCTTGCCTTGTTCCTCCAGCGCATGAAGAGGCAGGCCGAACAGGTTGTCGGTCAGGAGCTCAGCCATGTGGTGATGGGGCGTCCCGTCCATTTCATCGATTATGATGAAACGGCCGACAGGGAAGCGGAAGACACCTTGCGGGCCATTGCAGCAGAGGTCGGTTTCAAGCACATTGAATTCCAGTTCGAGCCCGTAGCAGCAGCGCGCGATTTTCAGCAAACCACCAGTCGCGAAGAATTGGCGATGATCATCGATATTGGCGGTGGTACGTCAGACTTCACGGTCCTCAAAGTTTCCCCACAGGACGCCAATCGCATTGGAAAGCCGTCGGACACCGTTCTGGCGAATGCGGGTATTCATGTCGGCGGAACGGATTTTGATCGCTGGCTTTCTTTGTCGCGTCTCATGCCTCTGCTTGGATATCAAAGCCCGATGATCAAGGAAGGGCGGCTGATGCCGGTCGGCTATTATCACGACCTGGCGACTTGGCAGCGGATCAACTTTCTTTACGATCACAAGACTTTCAGCGACCTGAAGGTTTTGCGTCGCGAAGCCAAAAAGCCTCAGTTGATTGAGCGCCTGTTGAAGGTGCTGGAGTTGCGAGAAGGCCACCGGTTGGCTTTGGGTGTCGAGGAAGCCAAGGTCACCTTGTCCGATCATACTCAGGCCGAAATGCATCTTGATTTCATTGAAGCCAATCTCACAGCTTCCATGTCGCGCGATGATCTCGTCGATGCTCTGAGCGATGGCACCGAGCGGGTCAAGAAAGTGATTTCCGAGGCGATAACCAGTGCGGGCGTGAAAGCGGACGCCATTTCGGTGGTCTTCCTCACGGGTGGTTCAACCAAGGTGCCTTATATCCGCGATAGCCTGACAGCCATGGTCCCCAATGCCCGTATCATTGATGGCGACGCCTTCGGTTCTGTCGGCATTGGTCTGGCTTTGGAGGCGCATCAGCGCTTTTCCTGA
- a CDS encoding bifunctional alpha/beta hydrolase/OsmC family protein has protein sequence MIRKENSTQRLSFEGSLGDVLQARLEMPTGPIRATAIFAHCFTCSKDIFAARQIATQLASKGFAVFRFDFTGLGSSKGEFADTNFSSNIEDLLRAAATLREAIAGPSLLVGHSLGGAAVLAAASQIPEAKAVVTIGAPADVQHIEHSFGCHLDDIRDQGEAEVSLAGRPFTIKKQFLEDLKAHKLTDRIANMKKALMVLHSPLDETVGIDNASEIFLAAKHPKSFVSLDNADHLITDKDDAIYVAEVISAWASRYIEGGHAPQKEVPLGALVAETGLGKFQNYVQVGHHTLLADEPKEVGGLDSGPTPYDYLATALGACTTMTLRMYADFKKLPVSHIETEVIHNKVHGSDCAECTTDDIEQKANKKGKIDHFERRITIEGDVSEKERQSLLRIADKCPVHQTMEHGSVVVTRLVE, from the coding sequence ATGATCAGGAAAGAAAATTCGACACAGAGGCTAAGCTTCGAAGGCTCGTTGGGCGATGTTCTTCAGGCCCGCCTTGAAATGCCGACAGGCCCGATCCGTGCCACGGCCATTTTCGCGCATTGCTTTACCTGTTCAAAGGACATCTTTGCAGCCAGGCAAATCGCGACCCAGCTTGCGAGCAAGGGGTTTGCCGTCTTCCGCTTCGATTTTACCGGCCTTGGTTCGTCCAAGGGCGAGTTCGCGGACACCAATTTCTCCTCCAACATCGAAGATTTGTTGCGCGCTGCCGCTACCTTGCGCGAGGCCATCGCTGGTCCCAGTCTGCTGGTCGGGCACTCTCTTGGCGGTGCAGCTGTGCTTGCTGCTGCCTCTCAAATTCCCGAAGCTAAGGCGGTCGTCACCATCGGCGCGCCTGCCGATGTCCAGCATATCGAGCATTCGTTTGGGTGCCATCTCGACGACATTCGTGACCAAGGCGAAGCAGAGGTTTCGCTGGCAGGAAGGCCTTTCACGATCAAGAAGCAATTTCTGGAAGATCTGAAAGCCCACAAGCTAACGGACCGGATTGCCAACATGAAAAAGGCCCTGATGGTGCTGCATTCACCGCTCGATGAGACCGTTGGCATCGATAATGCGTCGGAAATCTTCCTTGCCGCCAAGCATCCTAAAAGCTTTGTTTCGCTCGATAATGCCGATCATCTGATCACGGACAAAGATGATGCCATCTATGTTGCCGAGGTGATTTCTGCCTGGGCATCGCGTTATATCGAAGGCGGACATGCCCCACAAAAGGAAGTGCCCCTTGGGGCCTTGGTGGCGGAAACAGGGTTGGGCAAATTCCAGAACTATGTGCAAGTCGGGCACCATACCTTGCTGGCGGATGAACCAAAAGAGGTTGGCGGGCTGGATAGTGGGCCAACTCCTTATGACTATCTCGCCACAGCCCTTGGGGCCTGCACCACAATGACTTTGCGGATGTATGCGGATTTCAAGAAACTTCCCGTCAGCCATATTGAGACCGAGGTGATCCATAACAAGGTTCATGGCTCTGACTGTGCCGAATGCACCACAGATGATATTGAGCAAAAGGCCAACAAGAAGGGCAAGATAGACCACTTCGAACGGCGCATTACGATTGAGGGCGACGTGAGCGAAAAGGAGCGACAGTCCTTGCTCCGTATTGCTGATAAGTGTCCTGTTCATCAAACCATGGAACACGGCAGCGTCGTTGTGACCAGATTGGTGGAATAA
- a CDS encoding cytochrome c-type biogenesis protein, whose product MVVAISMLVGLLVGTSPSFAVNPDEMLDDPVLEERARDISAGLRCLVCQNQSIDDSDAPLARDLRILVRERLVAGDSDAEAREFLVNRYGEFVLLKPSFSAKNIFLWAFGPLVLLFGLFAIFRLYRKNKQVDQTSKSKGKDHLSEEEEAKLKKILSQ is encoded by the coding sequence ATGGTGGTTGCCATTTCGATGCTTGTGGGGCTGCTTGTCGGGACCTCTCCATCCTTTGCGGTCAATCCGGATGAAATGCTTGACGATCCTGTGTTGGAAGAACGAGCCCGTGACATTTCAGCGGGTCTGCGTTGTCTTGTCTGCCAGAACCAGTCGATTGACGATTCCGACGCACCGTTGGCACGGGACCTTCGCATTCTGGTGCGTGAAAGACTGGTCGCAGGCGACAGTGATGCCGAAGCTCGAGAATTCCTGGTCAACCGTTATGGCGAATTCGTTCTGCTGAAGCCGTCTTTCTCGGCCAAGAATATCTTCCTCTGGGCCTTTGGCCCGCTGGTTCTGCTGTTTGGTCTGTTTGCCATCTTTCGGCTTTACCGCAAAAACAAACAGGTGGATCAGACCTCCAAATCGAAGGGCAAGGACCATCTGAGCGAAGAAGAAGAAGCCAAGCTCAAGAAAATTTTATCGCAATAG
- a CDS encoding heme lyase CcmF/NrfE family subunit, translating into MIIELGHYMLVLAFALALIQSVVPIWGAQRGNDRLMAVAGPVAVTQFLFVGLAFAALTNAYVTSDFSVRNVWENSHSDMPLLFKFTSVWGNHEGSMLLWVFILVIFGALVAVFGRNLPPQLKANTLAVQGWVSASFLAFVLFTSNPFHRIANAPIEGRDLNPILQDIGLAIHPPLLYLGYVGFSIAFAFSIAALLEGRIDAAWARWVRPWVLTAWGFLTLGISMGSYWAYYELGWGGFWFWDPVENASFMPWLSGTALLHSAIVMEKRGALKVWTILLSILTFSLSLLGTFLVRSGVLTSVHAFATDPSRGVFILALLVTFIGGGLALFAWRAPLLRQGGVFAPISREGGLVLNNLFLSAATAAVLVGTLYPLALEAITGAKISVGAPFFNATFGPMMVPLLLAVPFGPLLAWKRGDLYAASQRLYIAFGLSLFVMAACFALIEGGSGLAPLGIGLAVWVMIGSLSEIQLRIGLFKMPFSTSLSRLKGLPRSVWGTAFGHFGLGMTVLGLIVASAFHSENILMMKQGDIAELDGYQFELTGFKEESRFNFSDMAGTFRVTKDGEFVTELHPIKRTYTARNMPTTETAIYTIGGVTQIYMSLGEKQKDGSIAVRIYHKPWVTFIWLGTFVMFLGGLISLTDRRLRIGAPARRGRSKEAAGTA; encoded by the coding sequence ATGATCATTGAACTCGGTCACTACATGCTCGTGTTGGCATTTGCCCTGGCCTTGATTCAATCGGTGGTGCCGATTTGGGGTGCGCAACGCGGGAACGACCGGCTAATGGCAGTGGCGGGCCCCGTTGCCGTAACCCAGTTCCTGTTTGTCGGGTTGGCCTTCGCAGCTTTGACAAACGCTTATGTGACATCGGATTTCTCGGTACGCAACGTCTGGGAAAACAGCCATTCGGACATGCCTTTGCTGTTCAAATTCACTTCGGTGTGGGGCAATCACGAAGGTTCCATGTTGCTCTGGGTGTTCATTCTGGTGATATTCGGTGCACTCGTTGCTGTCTTTGGACGCAATTTGCCGCCGCAGCTAAAGGCAAACACCCTTGCGGTGCAGGGGTGGGTTTCCGCCTCCTTCCTGGCGTTTGTGCTTTTTACGTCCAATCCGTTTCATCGCATCGCCAACGCCCCGATCGAAGGACGTGACCTCAATCCGATTCTTCAGGATATCGGCCTCGCCATCCATCCACCTCTACTGTATCTTGGCTATGTTGGCTTCTCCATTGCCTTTGCTTTCTCGATTGCCGCATTGCTCGAAGGCCGTATCGACGCCGCTTGGGCACGTTGGGTGCGACCTTGGGTGCTGACCGCTTGGGGTTTCCTGACCCTTGGTATCTCCATGGGGTCCTACTGGGCCTATTATGAGCTTGGTTGGGGTGGCTTCTGGTTCTGGGACCCGGTTGAAAATGCCTCTTTCATGCCATGGCTGAGCGGCACGGCTTTGCTTCACTCCGCAATCGTGATGGAGAAACGCGGCGCTCTGAAGGTCTGGACCATCCTGCTGTCGATTCTGACCTTTTCCTTGTCGTTGCTGGGCACTTTCCTCGTTCGCTCGGGCGTCCTGACCTCGGTCCATGCCTTTGCGACCGATCCGTCCCGCGGTGTTTTCATTCTTGCCCTGTTGGTTACCTTCATTGGTGGCGGTCTGGCTCTGTTTGCGTGGCGCGCACCTTTGTTGCGTCAGGGTGGTGTTTTTGCCCCCATTTCCCGCGAAGGCGGGCTAGTGCTCAACAACCTCTTCCTGTCGGCTGCTACTGCCGCTGTTCTGGTGGGTACGCTCTATCCTCTTGCCCTTGAAGCCATCACCGGAGCGAAAATTTCCGTCGGTGCGCCTTTCTTCAACGCAACCTTTGGCCCGATGATGGTGCCTTTGCTTTTGGCAGTGCCTTTTGGTCCTTTGCTGGCTTGGAAGCGAGGCGATTTATATGCGGCTTCGCAGCGGCTCTATATTGCGTTCGGACTTTCGCTTTTCGTTATGGCCGCCTGCTTTGCTTTGATTGAAGGCGGTTCCGGTCTTGCGCCGCTCGGCATTGGTCTGGCGGTCTGGGTGATGATTGGCTCTCTTTCGGAAATCCAGCTGCGCATCGGCCTCTTCAAAATGCCGTTCTCTACGTCACTTTCACGTCTAAAAGGTCTGCCTCGCTCGGTCTGGGGGACCGCATTTGGGCATTTCGGACTCGGCATGACCGTGCTTGGTTTGATTGTTGCCAGTGCCTTCCATAGCGAAAATATTCTGATGATGAAGCAGGGTGATATCGCAGAACTGGACGGCTACCAGTTCGAACTGACCGGCTTTAAAGAAGAATCCCGCTTCAACTTCTCCGACATGGCGGGCACCTTCCGCGTGACCAAGGATGGGGAATTTGTCACTGAATTGCATCCGATCAAGCGAACCTATACTGCGCGCAATATGCCAACGACAGAAACCGCCATTTATACCATCGGCGGCGTGACGCAAATCTATATGTCCCTGGGCGAAAAGCAGAAGGATGGCAGCATAGCGGTGCGTATCTATCACAAGCCTTGGGTCACCTTTATCTGGCTCGGAACATTTGTGATGTTCCTTGGCGGCCTTATTTCTCTGACGGACCGGCGTTTGCGCATCGGTGCGCCTGCACGGCGCGGGCGGTCAAAAGAGGCCGCTGGCACCGCTTGA
- the ccmE gene encoding cytochrome c maturation protein CcmE translates to MTRKKRRMLLIGGAGAVLFAAVGLILFALQDQIVFFNSPSDLAENGVKPGQRIRLGGLVKEASLVRGEGTEISFVVTDGGADVSVYYSGILPDLFREGQGVVTEGAMKPDGSFKADTVLAKHDETYMPKEVADALKEQGHWQEPEEVKPN, encoded by the coding sequence ATGACAAGAAAAAAACGCAGAATGTTACTGATAGGGGGCGCTGGCGCGGTGCTGTTCGCTGCAGTTGGGCTCATCCTCTTTGCCTTGCAGGATCAGATCGTTTTCTTCAATTCACCCAGTGACCTTGCAGAAAATGGCGTCAAACCCGGCCAGCGCATTCGCTTGGGTGGTCTGGTGAAGGAAGCCTCATTGGTGCGCGGTGAGGGGACCGAGATATCCTTTGTGGTGACCGATGGTGGCGCGGACGTCTCCGTCTATTATTCCGGTATCCTGCCGGATCTGTTTCGAGAAGGGCAGGGCGTGGTGACAGAGGGAGCCATGAAGCCGGATGGCAGCTTTAAAGCTGACACGGTCCTGGCCAAACATGATGAAACCTACATGCCCAAAGAAGTCGCCGATGCCTTGAAAGAACAAGGACACTGGCAGGAACCCGAAGAGGTCAAACCCAACTGA
- the ccmI gene encoding c-type cytochrome biogenesis protein CcmI, whose protein sequence is MFWTFAAILTFIAVAVVIYPLTRKSRRLQSAEAYDLTVYKSQLKEIDGDVERDLIASDEADAARAEVARRLLIAQEALDRQDRAKAKQKSGKKSVAEKVAAPSTTARIIAISTVMIVPFISLGLYVVLGSPGLQSQPLASRLQKPPSQQSLTELVASAEKKLKQNPDDLQGWKKLAPIYLSMRRPNEAIKAYRNVLRLEGETSETLTDLGEAIVVREAGIVPDQAFGLFQRANELDARAPKPRFFLAISLGQKGQEKKAIEVWDALIKDSKPTAPWVSFAKSQIAALQKRINGETADKTAQSNGSTATDRPALSGPSADDVKAASEMSAGDRQQMIENMVSQLAERLNKEGGSADEWVRLIRAELVLNRPDEASKTVAKALEALQSDVEGLEKVKAAARSLGVSVNQ, encoded by the coding sequence ATGTTCTGGACCTTTGCTGCCATCCTGACATTCATCGCTGTAGCTGTTGTGATCTATCCGTTGACACGGAAATCGCGGCGACTTCAAAGTGCAGAAGCTTATGACCTGACCGTTTACAAGTCGCAATTGAAAGAAATTGATGGCGATGTTGAGCGTGATTTGATTGCTTCGGATGAAGCCGACGCGGCGCGTGCAGAAGTCGCGCGGCGTTTGCTGATTGCCCAGGAGGCACTTGATAGGCAAGATCGGGCGAAAGCAAAGCAAAAATCCGGCAAAAAGTCCGTTGCAGAAAAAGTTGCGGCTCCATCGACCACAGCGAGAATCATTGCCATTTCAACGGTAATGATTGTGCCGTTCATTTCTCTGGGCCTTTATGTGGTTTTGGGGTCTCCGGGATTGCAAAGCCAGCCTTTGGCATCACGCTTGCAAAAGCCGCCATCACAACAGAGCCTTACGGAATTGGTCGCCTCGGCGGAAAAAAAGCTCAAGCAGAATCCTGATGATTTGCAGGGTTGGAAAAAACTTGCGCCGATCTATCTGTCCATGCGCAGACCCAATGAGGCTATAAAGGCCTATCGCAATGTTTTGCGTTTGGAAGGCGAGACCTCCGAAACACTGACAGATCTTGGCGAGGCCATCGTGGTCCGAGAGGCTGGAATCGTGCCTGACCAGGCCTTTGGGCTGTTCCAACGGGCCAACGAGCTGGATGCCCGCGCTCCCAAGCCCCGCTTCTTCCTCGCAATCAGTCTTGGCCAAAAGGGGCAGGAGAAAAAGGCCATTGAGGTTTGGGATGCCTTAATCAAGGATTCGAAGCCGACTGCACCGTGGGTGTCATTTGCCAAGAGCCAGATTGCAGCCCTGCAAAAGCGTATCAACGGCGAGACTGCGGATAAGACAGCACAATCCAATGGATCAACCGCCACGGACCGTCCAGCCTTGTCTGGACCGTCTGCAGACGATGTCAAGGCAGCCTCCGAGATGAGTGCTGGAGACCGCCAGCAAATGATTGAAAATATGGTTTCACAATTGGCAGAGCGGTTGAACAAGGAAGGTGGATCGGCAGATGAATGGGTCAGGCTCATTCGGGCCGAACTGGTTTTAAACCGTCCCGATGAAGCCTCAAAAACCGTCGCCAAGGCGTTGGAAGCGCTTCAGTCCGATGTGGAAGGCCTTGAAAAGGTCAAGGCAGCAGCACGCTCCTTGGGAGTCTCCGTCAATCAATAA
- a CDS encoding RT0821/Lpp0805 family surface protein produces MKTKSIAIVAVAGMFLAGCQSGNIGTKETLGGLTGALAGGIIGNQVGKGNGRVIATAVGTAIGAIAGSAVGRALDENDQRYAYEAQSRALEYGRSGAPVDWRNPDTGHYGQVVPSQAYTTNNLMCRDYTHTIYIDGQPQTARGRACRQNDGTWKPVS; encoded by the coding sequence ATGAAGACGAAATCAATCGCAATTGTAGCTGTTGCAGGTATGTTTCTTGCCGGTTGTCAGAGTGGCAACATTGGAACCAAAGAAACACTCGGCGGCCTGACGGGTGCACTTGCTGGTGGCATTATCGGTAACCAGGTAGGCAAAGGAAACGGCCGCGTTATCGCCACGGCGGTTGGCACCGCAATTGGTGCGATTGCTGGCTCTGCCGTTGGTCGTGCACTGGACGAGAATGACCAGCGTTATGCCTATGAGGCACAGAGCAGGGCTCTGGAATATGGTCGCTCGGGTGCGCCTGTCGATTGGCGCAATCCAGATACCGGCCATTATGGCCAGGTTGTGCCAAGTCAGGCCTATACCACCAACAACCTGATGTGTCGCGACTATACGCACACCATTTATATTGACGGTCAGCCTCAAACGGCTCGCGGTCGGGCCTGTCGTCAGAATGACGGGACATGGAAGCCAGTCAGCTGA
- a CDS encoding ATP-binding protein: MKSITRYLLINASIWAIIVAFASGLLLSEIFRSSALQAFDEQLDIVLKILVGDIAGQGIEDTELKPPTIVGEPRFGLPLSGWYWTVSRADDDEIILASESLVGGTFSILPDTVTSLTDALGASAEGIGPNGERVRILQRQISFAQGNTLIVRVTGNLETLETRVSAFQARAWTIMALFGAILLTVSTFLARMALRPLNEMSEQVRKVAEGEASAIEGTYPVEIAGLVDEANLLIESNKETLERARTQVGNLAHALKTPLSVIANETRKVEDKHADLIQIQCELMKDQIQLYLERARIAARRSVIGTSTDIEPVMSRMVSAMRKIHSDKSICYESGYEPSLSFGGEEQDLEELVGNLLDNACKWSAHTVSVAFELAKENQTRPQDARSSANTHHWVTITIEDDGPGMSEDQIAIATQRGQRLDESISGSGLGLSIVEEIASLYQGKLILGRSELGGLRAVLHLPALIKQRTKDL, from the coding sequence ATGAAGTCCATCACACGATATCTTCTGATCAATGCCTCTATCTGGGCCATCATCGTCGCCTTTGCGTCGGGGCTGTTGCTATCGGAAATATTCCGCTCATCAGCTCTGCAAGCGTTCGATGAACAGTTGGATATCGTTCTGAAGATTTTGGTGGGCGATATTGCAGGGCAGGGGATTGAGGATACTGAGCTTAAACCGCCAACAATTGTCGGCGAACCGCGCTTTGGACTTCCTTTATCCGGATGGTACTGGACGGTCAGCCGCGCCGATGACGATGAAATCATTCTTGCATCAGAATCCCTCGTTGGTGGCACTTTCTCCATATTGCCAGACACAGTGACCAGTCTCACTGATGCACTGGGCGCGAGCGCGGAGGGTATTGGACCAAATGGCGAGCGTGTGCGGATCCTGCAAAGACAGATATCCTTTGCTCAAGGGAACACGCTTATCGTTCGGGTAACAGGCAACCTCGAAACTCTGGAAACCCGAGTTTCTGCCTTTCAGGCGCGTGCCTGGACAATTATGGCCTTGTTTGGAGCAATCCTGCTGACCGTTTCCACCTTCCTGGCCAGAATGGCCTTGCGGCCGCTCAATGAGATGAGTGAGCAGGTAAGAAAAGTGGCCGAAGGTGAAGCGAGCGCCATTGAAGGGACATATCCGGTGGAAATTGCGGGCCTTGTCGATGAAGCCAACTTGCTCATCGAATCCAACAAGGAAACGCTCGAACGCGCTCGCACCCAAGTCGGCAACCTCGCTCACGCATTGAAGACGCCTTTGAGCGTCATTGCCAATGAAACGCGCAAAGTTGAAGACAAGCATGCCGACCTGATTCAAATTCAATGCGAATTGATGAAAGATCAGATCCAACTCTATCTCGAGCGCGCTCGGATTGCTGCCCGAAGAAGTGTCATCGGCACCTCGACTGATATTGAACCAGTGATGTCTCGCATGGTCTCTGCCATGCGCAAAATCCATTCCGACAAGAGCATCTGCTACGAGTCCGGATATGAACCGTCCCTCAGCTTCGGAGGTGAAGAGCAGGATTTGGAAGAGCTGGTTGGCAACCTGCTCGACAATGCGTGCAAGTGGTCGGCGCACACTGTGTCTGTGGCATTCGAACTTGCCAAGGAAAACCAAACGCGTCCGCAAGACGCTCGGAGCTCAGCCAACACGCATCATTGGGTAACAATCACAATTGAGGATGATGGACCGGGCATGAGTGAAGATCAGATAGCAATTGCTACCCAAAGGGGACAAAGGTTGGATGAAAGCATCTCCGGTTCTGGATTGGGGCTGTCTATCGTAGAAGAAATCGCATCACTTTATCAGGGCAAGCTGATTTTGGGTCGATCAGAGTTGGGAGGTCTGAGGGCTGTGCTGCATTTACCTGCATTGATAAAACAACGCACCAAAGATCTGTGA